The uncultured Cohaesibacter sp. region GATCAGGGCGAGATCGTCTCCACCCGTGGTCGCAACAAGGAAGAAGTCAAGCGCTACTATTCCCGTGCTGGCGATCTGGCCAAGGGGCATCCGGTTATCGTGTTGATCAATGGTGGCTCTGCATCCGCATCCGAGATTGTTGCCGGTGCCCTGGCCGATCATCACCGCGCTACGCTCGTTGGCTCCAAGTCGTTTGGCAAGGGATCGGTTCAGACCATCATCCCGCTCTCCAACAATGGCGCCATCCGCCTCACCACGGCGCGCTACTATACCCCGTCTGGCACGTCCATTCAGGCCAAGGGTATTGTGCCGGATATCTTCGTCAAACAGGAACTGCCTGACGATCTCAAGGACAAGTTCCCGCAGACGACGACCACGGAAGCCACGTTGAAAGGGCATCTGGAAGCTGAAGGCGAAAGCGAAACAGCAACCGATGCGCTGCTTGGTGAAGAGGAAACCGGCGAAGAAGCAAAGGATGAAAAGGATGAAAAGGAAGCCTATTCCCCATCCTATGTGCCTGTTGAAGCTGAAAAAGACACCCAGCTTCAGTTCGCTCTTGAGCTGATGCGAGGAGAAATCACCAATGAAGCTTTCCCCCCCAAAGGGGAAACAGAATAAAGCACTATCAAGGGTGGGCTGAACAGCCCACCTTAACCCTCTTTTGAGGAGACGGATCATGGCGGCGAGTGATCTGAGCAAGCCTCTGGGCCAGAATCAAAGCGAAGCATCCGGATTGAGCCGGCTGTTCATGTTCGGCTCCTTCGGGTTGCTGGCGCTGGTTCTGCTCGGTCTTACATCCGTGATCATGCTGGCAGACAATCCCGACGGGGGATTGCCAACCGAAGAGGTTGATCTCAACGCCTCCATCGATGCCAATTCGCGTGTTGGGGTTGCTGGCATTCGACCCAGCATCAAGCCGGGTATTCCAGAAACGGCCCGCCCAGATCAACAGGATTCTCCCTCGCCACAGCTTGAACAAGCCATGCCGGCAAGTACCAACACGTCAGACGATATTCGCGTGCTTGACCCTGCCGACCCCAGCTTGAGTTCGGCTACAGCAACCAACGGCACGGTGCCCTATGAAGCCTTTGCCCGCCCGATCAACACGGACGCCATTGCCGGACTGCCCAAAATCGCCATTATTGTGGATGGCCTTGGCCTTTCTCAAACCACGACAGAAGAAGCCCTCACCCTGCTTCCGCCAGATATAACCCTGGCCTTTGCCCCTTATGGCAACAGTCTTTCGCGCTGGACACGCAAGGCACGCAGTCAGGGCCATGAGCTGCTGGTGCAGGTTCCCATGGAGCCCTTTGACTATCCCAACAATGACCCCGGCCCGCATACCCTCCTGACATCGGCCAATGCCGAGGCGAACAAGGCCAATCTCAATTGGGTACTGGAGCGCTTTGATCAATATGTCGGTGTCATCAACTATATGGGGGCTCGCTTTGCCTCCGATGAGCTGGCGGGCTCGGAATTCATGACCGAGTTGAAAAATAAAGGCCTTCTCTATGTCGAGAATGGCTCTTCAGGGCGCAGCCATCTCAACACCATCGCCAGCAAGATGAGCATTCCCAACCTGCGCTCGGATCTTGTTATCGACTTCAGAGGCCGCCCCTCGGACATCGAAACCCGCCTTGTTCAGCTCGAATCCATCGCACAGGAAAGCGGGTCTGCGCTTGGTGTTGCCTCGGCCTTCCCCACCTCGATCAGATCCATTTCCGACTGGACCCAGTCCCTGCGGCAGCGTGGCTTCGCACTGGTGCCCGTCACCACACTCCTGAAGCAATAAGGCACCCAAGATGGCCAAAAAAGATAATCTACCCTACCGCGATTGCGTGGGCATCTGCCTGTTCAACCATGAAAACAAGGTCTGGATCGGCAACCGCTATGGCGCGTCCAAACTAGAGAATAGCAATTATTCCTGGCAGATGCCCCAAGGCGGCATCGACAAGGGCGAGGAGCCCCTCCAGGCTGCAATCCGTGAGCTCTATGAGGAAACCTCCATCAAGTCCGTATCGCTCATCAGAGAGGCTCCAGACTGGCTGTATTATGACTTTCCCGATCATGTGGTTAAGGCTGGCAAAATAGGCAAGTTCAAGGGCCAAAGACAAAGATGGTTTGCCTTCCGCTTTGAAGGCGACGAATCCGAAATTGACGTAATCAATCCAGCCAAAGGCAAGCATCCGCAGGAATTTGAAGGTTGGCGCTGGGAATCCTTGAGCAAAACACCAGACCTCATTGTTCCTTTCAAACGCGATGTCTATCTGGATGTCGTCAAGGCCTTCGCCGATCTGGCAGCCTGACCTGGCTGGCGTACCCTACAGCCGCAAGCCGCTCATAAAAAATGAGGCTGCGCCGCGTAGCCTCAAAAGATGTTGGGGGACTTTTCTTATCGTTGCTCGCTCACCAATTATGCATTGCGCACCTGCTCCATGAACTTGTCGACCTCAGACTTGAGCAGAGCTGATTGTTTGTTCAACTCGTCTGCAGCCCCCATCACCTGAGCAGACGCCGCCGCGGCTTCCTGCGAAGCTTTCGAAACATGCTGGATATTCTCGCTGACAACCTCGGTGCCCTGAGCGGCGTGGAACACGCTGCCCGAAATTTCCTTGGTCGCTGCATTCTGTTCTTCCATCGCCGATGCAATGGCGGCCGAAATCTCATCCAGACTTTGAATAACGTGCGACACCTCATCCATAGAGTTAGATGCATCCCGTGACGCGGTCTGGATCTCGTCAATCTGCTTGGCGATTTCTTCGGTAGCCTTGGCCGTTTGCCCGGCAAGCGCCTTGACCTCACCAGCCACCACTGCAAAGCCCTTACCAGCCTCTCCGGCTCTTGCCGATTCGATGGTCGCGTTGAGCGCCAGAAGGTTGGTTTGCTCGGCAATGGAAGAAATCATTTCCACGACCTTGCCAATCTTGGATGACGTCTCGGCCAGCGTCGCCATCTGCGCCGTTGTCTGGGTCACCTTGCCTGCCGCATCACGCGCACATTTGGACGCTTGTAGCACTTGCTCGCTGATCTCGCCAATTGTGCTCGTCATCTCCTCGGTTGCCGTGGCAACCGTCTGTACGTTGCCCGAGGTCTGCTGTGAGGCTGCGGAGGCGTCCGTCACCTGTTTGGCTGTCCGTTCGGAGACATCGGACATCGACTTGGCGCTGGCGTTCAGCTCGGTAGAGGCGGCCGAAACAGTCTGGACAATGCTGCCCACATGCGCATCGAAATCATCGGCCATGGCCATCATCATCTGCCGCTTTTCTTGCTCGGTTCGCCGCTTCTGCTCTTCCTGTTCTGCCTCCAGCTCACGCGCCCTGATCGCATTCTGCTTGAAAACTTCCACCGCTGCGGCCATCTTGCCAACTTCGTCACCACGCGCCACGCCGGGCACGTCAACGCCCAGTTCGCCATGCGCCAGACGCCCCATGGTCGAGGTCAGCGCCACGACTGGCCTGGTGATACCGCGCGCGATGATGAATGCGCTCGCGATACCAGCAATCAATGCAGCAGCACCGACACTCAGTAGCATGAAGTGGAAGTCGTCTATCTGCTTGTTCACACCTTCCTGTGTGCTCTCTTCTTCGGCTTTTGCGGAGACTGTAATGGCCTTGGCGGCAGCCATGATCTCGGTCGCACCTTCATCCAAGGTCTCCAGCCTGATACGCTGGCTCTCTTCGATGGCATCGACCATCTTCTGGAATGATGAAGCGTAAAGCTGTGTGTTTTTAAGCCCCAGCTCCAACTTGAACTGGTCCTGATCCCCCACAATCACCCCACGCATCTGCACAAGCTTGTTTTCCAACTCGGCCAAATGCTGGGTTACCTTGCCAGCCGCTTCTCTTTCTCCATCGGACCAGAATTTCATGACCGACAGCCGCGCGAGCAACATGCTCTCCTGCGCATCTCCGACCTTGTTCAGCAGGGAGAGCTGGCTGTTGGAGTAAGCACCTTCGTGGACGTCATGCAAGGAACTCGTGATGATATCTCCGGTAGGCGCAAGGATGTCATAGAGCAGATGATGGGATTCTTCCTTCAACCGCGTGATGTCAACGAATCCATCTCTGTAAGCACCAAGTCTGCTCTCGATTTTGTTAAGCAGAGCCACTCGTTCCGGCTTTTGCAACTCATCATGCGCGTCAACCATCAGATTCTGGATGACATCGAAGCGAGCCTTATACTCTTTCTCGGCTTCCTTTGCAGCTTCAGGAGACGAGGTTCCGACATATTCGCGCGCGGCCAGCTGCACCTCTGTTACGGCTCGTTGCATATCAGATAGCAAAAGAGCATCGCCTGCTTTGTCACCATAGATTACAATGCGACCTTCCAGCCCGGTCAGCTTCGAATTCCCGTAAATCGTCAGACCGGCCAAAAGGCAAAGCACAATGGCAAAGCCCAGATAAATCCGAGCACCAATTTTCACATTTCGGAAAAAGGAAAAGCCCCTCTTTTGCGAAGCGCCCGGAGAAATCAACGGAGCACTAACAAGAGAGGAACTACCCTCAGTTGATTGTATCGACATGCCAAGTTCCCCCAAGAGCATACACTTCCAGATGAGTTGAATCAGAAGACAACCTCAAGACTTGTTTAGCATGGTTAACAATTGGTTAAATTTTACTGTAGGAATTATTAATGGAATTAAGGATCTGAATGTAAACGTTAATTTTGATTTATAAATTGTTAAAATATTTTTTCTATTCAATAGACTGACAATAATACATTTCGGTACAAAACCAATATGTCCAAAACCTATTTGACTTCGGATAGAATTTATATTTACAAATATTTGAATTTGTAAGTTACTTTCGAATCTATATTTCGGAATCACATTCTAAAATACTATAAAAAAGGCCACGCTCAGAATGCGCGGCCTTTCTCAAACGCGTGTCGTGAAAGGGATTAGCCCTCACGAACGTGAGCAATGAAGCTCTGAACCTCAGACTTCAAGAAGTCGGATTGCTTCGCCAGTTCGCGCGCAGCAACCATAACATGTGACGATGCTTCGGAGGCTTCCTGCGACGCCTTCGAGACCGAATTGATGCTGTTGTCGACAATTTCCGTCCCTTGCGCAGCCTGATGGATCGAGCTTGAAATCTCGCTCGTAGCAGAATTCTGCTGTTCCATTGCTGAGGCAATCGTGGCCGTGAATTCGTCAAGTCTCTGGATAACCTGACTGACATCATGCATCGACAAGGATGCCTTTTCGGTCGCCGTCTGGATTTCGTTTATCTGCAATGCAATCTCATCGGTCGCCTTGGCGGTTTGTCCCGCCAGAGCCTTGACCTCACCTGCAACCACAGCAAACCCCTTACCTGCCTCACCGGCACGCGCCGATTCAATGGTCGCATTGAGAGCCAGAAGATTGGTTTGCTCCGCGATCTTGGAGATCATTTCGACCACTTCACCAATCTTGTTGGAGTTATGCGCAAGCATCTCCATCATCTGGTTGGTTGCATCCACTTTGGTGACCGCATCTCGCGCAGAGCCGGATGCCTGTTGAACCTGCAGACTGATTTCTCCAATCGTGCTGGTCATCTCTTCAGTCGCCGTAGCAACCGTCTGTACGTTGCCCGACGTCTGAGCCGAGGCCACAGAGGCCTCCGAGACCTGCTTTTCAGTCTGCTCGGACACATCGGCCATTGCTTGCGCATTGGAGCTAAGCTCTTCAGAAGCACTAGACACAGTATCAATGATCCCGCCGATATGCTCGTTGAAGTCATCGGCCATCTTGCCCATCATCGCGCGCTTTTCATCTTCGGCACGGCGCTGGTTTTCTTCCTGCGTCTGCTCCAACTCTTTCGTGCGGAGAGCATTCTGCTTGAACACTTCCAGGGCTGCAGACATTTCTCCGATTTCGTCGCCCCGCTCCTTGCCTGGCACATCCAGATCGAGCTCTCCCGATGCCAGTTTCTTCATAGCCGCCGTAATCGCCAGCAAAGGCTTTGTGATGCCGCGAGAAATCAATAAGGCACAGCCAACACCAACCAGCACGGAAAGGATTGTTGCTACAATCAGCATCTCCGTCGTGCTTTTGAAATTACTTTTAACTGACGCCTCAACCGCATTGCTATCGGAGGATACGGTCGAAACAATCTCTCTTGATGCTGTCAGGATTTCAGTTGCACGGGTATCCAACGTTTGTTCGCGCACCATATTGCGCTCTGCAATGGTATTCTGCAAAGACGCCATCATGCTCTTATAGTCATCTACCCTTGACGACAGACGAATGAGCCCTGTCTTCAGATCCTCATTAACCGTTGCATCTCGGATCTTTCTGACCGCTGCTCGCAATGCGTCAAGATGGGAAGAAGCGGCAGCCAAGCTGTCTTCCTGACCGTCATCAATGAATTTCATCAAATTTACGCGGGCGAGCAGCATGCTTTCCCGAATATCGACAGCATAGATGCTTAAGCCGAGGTCAAGGGAATTGGCGATTGTGTTGTCAATCGCGTCAATCTTGGTGTCAATATCATCTGAGATTTCAGCGAGTGTCTTATTGACCAACTCGTTGCGTTTATTCATCAGCGCGACAAGCGTATCAAAGCCGATGTCGTAATCTTCTACGTTGAAATCTATCGCTTCCAACAGCTTGATCCGGTCTGGATCGTCAATTTCGTCATGAGCTGTAGCCAGTAGCTGCCGCAGATCGGCGTAGCGCTGCTTGAAACGATCGACATTCTTCTTGCTAGGTTGCGACAGATATTCACGCGCTGACAATTGCAGATCAACCAGTTGTGTCTGAAGTTGCGTCGCTATAATGGAATCGCCAGCAAAATCACCGTATTTCTCAAAACTCGTATCAAGTCTGTTCAATGCCTGCCCGGCAAAGAAGGACACGCCGTTAAGAACCGCGATCACGACAAGAAAGCCAAGAAAGATTCGATGGCCTATTTTGAGGCGCTTAAGCCAATGCATCGGTTTACTTGCTTTCCGGCCCTTTTTGCGACCACGCCCCCCTGCGAGATCTGTGATTTCTTTGTTCCTAATCATCTGTTACTTCCCTTAAGCGACGCCTATGCGTGTTTCGCAACACATTCCACCCTCCTCTAGGATTGATTTCGGGAGTTAACGCTTCTTTAAATCGCAAGGAAAAGGCGGGGGCCCCATTAGGCTATGCCACCGCAGGTTTAGAAATAAACATCAATAAATTCAGATAATTGCACTATTGAATCAACCTCTATTGGCAATTTTACTCCACAATATATTTTTCAACAAATGACGTATCTTTGTTCAACAACGTACAATATTGAGAAAAACATCAATGATATAAATACTTACAAAATTTAAGTATTAAACACAAAAAAGCCGCGAATGAAACCATCCGCAGCTTCGTGATTGTAAATGTCTTGTTCAATTACTGAGCGACAGCAACCTGGATCTTCTGCAAACGAGCAAGGCGCAAAGCCGCCTCGTTGCGCTGATCATCGGTCTCAGCGTCGGCGACATCCTCTTCGGCATCCTTGATCAACTGAGCCATCTTCTCATGGTCCAGCTCTTCAACAGGAAGCGCTTGTTCGACGAGGATCTTCAGACCCGTATCGTTGACATCGGCAAAACCACCGCGAACATAAATATCACGTTTGCTGCCATCTTCCAGTTCTGCTTCGAGGATACCCGGAGCAATCGTGGAAATCACGGGAGCGTGGTTATTGAGCACGGTGAAGTAACCGTCTGAACCCGGAACCAGAACAGAGACACAGGATTCGGAAAGAACCAGCCTCTCGGGAGACACAAGTTCAAAACCAAAAGCTTCAGCCATGATGTGTACCTACTTCCTTCTCCGCCGGGAAGAAGCCGCTTAAGCGGCTTCTGCTGCGAGTTTCTCGGCTTTTTCAATCGCTTCATCAATGGAACCAACCATATAGAATGCCGCTTCTGGCAGATGGTCATATTCGCCACTAACGAGGCCCTTAAAGCCTTTAATGGTGTCTTCCAGCGAGACCAACTTACCAGGGGAGCCCGTGAAGACCTCGGCAACATGGAACGGCTGAGAAAGGAAACGCTCAATCTTACGAGCACGAGCAACGGCCATCTTGTCTTCTTCAGAAAGTTCATCCATGCCGAGAATGGCAATGATGTCCTGAAGAGCCTTGTAGCGCTGCAGTGTTTCCTGAACCTGACGGGCCACTTCGTAATGCTCATCACCGATAATACGCGGATCAAGCATACGGGAAGTGGAGTCAAGCGGATCCACAGCCGGATAAATCCCCTTCTCTGCAATCGCACGGTTCAGAACCGTCGTTGCATCCAAGTGAGCAAAGGACGTAGCTGGCGCCGGGTCGGTCAAGTCATCGGCTGGCACATAAATGGCCTGCACGGACGTAATCGAGCCCTTGTTGGTCGTGGTAATACGTTCCTGAAGCTGGCCCATGTCGGTTGCCAGAGTTGGCTGATAGCCCACAGCTGACGGAATACGTCCCAGAAGGGCGGACACTTCTGAACCGGCCTGCGTGAAGCGGAAGATGTTATCCACGAAGAACAACACGTCCTGACCTTCGTCACGGAAATGCTCAGCCACGGTCAGACCGGAAAGAGCAACACGGGCACGGGCTCCTGGAGGCTCGTTCATCTGGCCATAAACCAGAGCGCATTTGGAGCCTTCGCCGCCGCCTTCCTTGTTCACGCCGGATTCGATCATTTCCCAGTACAGGTCGTTCCCTTCACGGGTCCGTTCCCCCACACCGGCAAACACCGAGTAACCACCGTGGGCTTTAGCGATGTTGTTGATCAACTCCATGATAAGCACGGTTTTGCCCACGCCGGCACCGCCGAACAGACCAATTTTACCGCCCTTCGCATAAGGAGCAAGAAGATCAACCACCTTAATGCCGGTTTCCAGAATCTCACCTTCAGTGGACTGCTCCACGAAGGTAGGTGCTGGCTGGTGAATTTCGCGGGTCAGCTTGGTGCCCAGTTCGCCAGCTTCGTCAACAGGCTCACCAACAACGTTGATGATGCGTCCGAGCATTTCTTCACCAACCGGCACAGCAATAGCCCGTCCGGTATTGGTGACGCTCTGGCCGCGAACCAGCCCCTCGGTGCTGTCCATTGCAATGGTGCGAACAGTGTTTTCGCCCATGTGCAACGCAACCTCGAGAATGAGGCGCTGACCGTTATTGTCAGTTTCAAGTGCGTTCAAGATTGGTGGAAGATCACCCTCGAACTGGACGTCCACAACAGCGCCGATAACCTGCGTGATACGTCCGGTAGCTGCTTCATTTGCTGCCATTCGTCTGTCCTCATCAATCGCCGTCAGAGCGCCTCAGCACCCGAGATGATTTCAATCAATTCATTCGTGATCTGAGCCTGACGCTGACGGTTGTATGACATTTCCAGTTTGCCAATCATTTCGCCAGCATTGCGCGTAGCATTGTCCATAGCGGACATGCGAGCACCCTGCTCAGAAGCACCATTTTCAAGAAGCGCATGGTAAACCTGAACCGATACGTTTCTCGGTAGAAGATCCAAAAGGATTTCTTCCTCATCCGGTTCATAGACATATACTGCACCGGATGCATGAGACCCTTCGCTCTCGACCTCTTCAAAAACAGCGGGAATGATCTGCTGCGCGGTTGGCACCTGTGTCACCACAGATTGGAACTGAGCATAAAAGAGCGTGCAAACATCGAATTCGCCTTTTTCGAACTTGTTCAAAATCGGGCGTCCGATGCGGACTTCTGCGTCGCTGAAGCGGATATGTTTCAAATCCCGCATATCAACGACTTCGATGATGTCATCACCAAATTCGCTCTTGAGTGCGTCAAAGCCTTTGCTCCCGACGCAGATCATCTTGACTGTCTTGCCCTCAGCTTTCAAAGCACGGGCCTTATCGCGCGCAAGACGCGCGATAGAAGAGTTGAAGCCACCGCAAAGACCACGTTCAGCGGTACAAACCAACAGCAGGTGGGTCTGATCAGATCCGGTTCCCGCCAGCAGCTTTGGTGTCGATTCATCCATCGCACACCGCGCTGCCACATTGGCCAGCACCTCGCTCATGCGTTCGGCATATGGCCGGGCATTTTCCGCCGCGCTCTGGGCACGACGGAGTTTTGCGGCCGCCACCATCTGCATGGCTTTGGTGATCTTCTGAGTCGCCTTAACCGAGGCGATACGATTCTTGAGGTCCTTAAGGCTTGGCATGATTAGCCTCCGTTCCCCGTCAGTCCAGAGTTACGCAAAATTCTTTGCGAAACCGTCGACCGCCGCCTTCAGTTTAGATGTAATTTCGTCATCGAGAGCCTTTTTCTCGCGAATGGCTTCCAGCACATCCTTGTGCTCATTGCGCATCACGGAAAGTAGACCTTCTTCGAACGAGCGAACCTGGCTAACGTCAATGGTGTCCAGATAACCGTTCACACCGGCATAGATCACAGCGACCTGCTCTTCCACCCGAAGTGGAGAGAACTGCGGCTGTTTCAAAAGCTCGGTCAAACGGGCACCACGGTTCAGCAAGCGCTGGGTTGTGGCATCAAGGTCGGACCCGAACTGCGCAAACGCGGCCATTTCACGATACTGTGCCAATTCACCCTTAATCGGGCCGGCAACCTGTTTCATGGCCTTGATCTGCGCCGAAGAGCCCACGCGGGACACGGACAGACCAACGTTCACAGCAGGACGAACACCCTGATAGAACAAATCGGTTTCCAGGAAGATCTGACCGTCGGTAATGGAAATCACGTTGGTCGGAATGAACGCAGACACGTCGTTTGCCTGGGTTTCAATAACCGGCAGAGCGGTCATGGAGCCAGAACCATTGTCTTCGTTCAGCTTCGCAGCGCGTTCCAGCAGACGAGAATGCAGATAGAACACATCACCTGGATAAGCTTCACGCCCTGGAGGACGACGCAGCAGCAGGGACATCTGGCGATAAGCCACGGCCTGCTTGGTCAGGTCATCATAAACCAGAAGCGAGTGCATGCCATTGTCACGGAAGAATTCGCCCATGGCGCAACCGGCAAACGGAGCCAGATACTGCATTGGAGCAGGATCGGAAGCCGTAGCAGCCACGATGATCGAATATTCCAGCGCTCCGTTTTCTTCCAGCGTTTTCACGAACTGGGCAACGGTGGAGCGCTTCTGACCAATAGCAACATAAACGCAATAGAGTTTTTCGCTTTCCTCGCCAGAGTCGTTGACCGACTTCTGGTTCAGGATCGCGTCAAGGGCAATCGCGGTTTTACCGGTCTGACGGTCACCAATGATCAGCTCGCGCTGTCCACGACCGATCGGGATCAAGGCGTCCACGGCCTTCAGGCCCGTCTGCATTGGTTCATGAACGGATTTACGCGGGATAATGCCCGGCGCTTTCACGTCCACACGACGGCGTTCGTCGGCCTCGAT contains the following coding sequences:
- a CDS encoding F0F1 ATP synthase subunit gamma, with the protein product MPSLKDLKNRIASVKATQKITKAMQMVAAAKLRRAQSAAENARPYAERMSEVLANVAARCAMDESTPKLLAGTGSDQTHLLLVCTAERGLCGGFNSSIARLARDKARALKAEGKTVKMICVGSKGFDALKSEFGDDIIEVVDMRDLKHIRFSDAEVRIGRPILNKFEKGEFDVCTLFYAQFQSVVTQVPTAQQIIPAVFEEVESEGSHASGAVYVYEPDEEEILLDLLPRNVSVQVYHALLENGASEQGARMSAMDNATRNAGEMIGKLEMSYNRQRQAQITNELIEIISGAEAL
- the atpD gene encoding F0F1 ATP synthase subunit beta — protein: MAANEAATGRITQVIGAVVDVQFEGDLPPILNALETDNNGQRLILEVALHMGENTVRTIAMDSTEGLVRGQSVTNTGRAIAVPVGEEMLGRIINVVGEPVDEAGELGTKLTREIHQPAPTFVEQSTEGEILETGIKVVDLLAPYAKGGKIGLFGGAGVGKTVLIMELINNIAKAHGGYSVFAGVGERTREGNDLYWEMIESGVNKEGGGEGSKCALVYGQMNEPPGARARVALSGLTVAEHFRDEGQDVLFFVDNIFRFTQAGSEVSALLGRIPSAVGYQPTLATDMGQLQERITTTNKGSITSVQAIYVPADDLTDPAPATSFAHLDATTVLNRAIAEKGIYPAVDPLDSTSRMLDPRIIGDEHYEVARQVQETLQRYKALQDIIAILGMDELSEEDKMAVARARKIERFLSQPFHVAEVFTGSPGKLVSLEDTIKGFKGLVSGEYDHLPEAAFYMVGSIDEAIEKAEKLAAEAA
- a CDS encoding methyl-accepting chemotaxis protein, with the translated sequence MIRNKEITDLAGGRGRKKGRKASKPMHWLKRLKIGHRIFLGFLVVIAVLNGVSFFAGQALNRLDTSFEKYGDFAGDSIIATQLQTQLVDLQLSAREYLSQPSKKNVDRFKQRYADLRQLLATAHDEIDDPDRIKLLEAIDFNVEDYDIGFDTLVALMNKRNELVNKTLAEISDDIDTKIDAIDNTIANSLDLGLSIYAVDIRESMLLARVNLMKFIDDGQEDSLAAASSHLDALRAAVRKIRDATVNEDLKTGLIRLSSRVDDYKSMMASLQNTIAERNMVREQTLDTRATEILTASREIVSTVSSDSNAVEASVKSNFKSTTEMLIVATILSVLVGVGCALLISRGITKPLLAITAAMKKLASGELDLDVPGKERGDEIGEMSAALEVFKQNALRTKELEQTQEENQRRAEDEKRAMMGKMADDFNEHIGGIIDTVSSASEELSSNAQAMADVSEQTEKQVSEASVASAQTSGNVQTVATATEEMTSTIGEISLQVQQASGSARDAVTKVDATNQMMEMLAHNSNKIGEVVEMISKIAEQTNLLALNATIESARAGEAGKGFAVVAGEVKALAGQTAKATDEIALQINEIQTATEKASLSMHDVSQVIQRLDEFTATIASAMEQQNSATSEISSSIHQAAQGTEIVDNSINSVSKASQEASEASSHVMVAARELAKQSDFLKSEVQSFIAHVREG
- a CDS encoding F0F1 ATP synthase subunit epsilon codes for the protein MAEAFGFELVSPERLVLSESCVSVLVPGSDGYFTVLNNHAPVISTIAPGILEAELEDGSKRDIYVRGGFADVNDTGLKILVEQALPVEELDHEKMAQLIKDAEEDVADAETDDQRNEAALRLARLQKIQVAVAQ
- a CDS encoding divergent polysaccharide deacetylase family protein encodes the protein MAASDLSKPLGQNQSEASGLSRLFMFGSFGLLALVLLGLTSVIMLADNPDGGLPTEEVDLNASIDANSRVGVAGIRPSIKPGIPETARPDQQDSPSPQLEQAMPASTNTSDDIRVLDPADPSLSSATATNGTVPYEAFARPINTDAIAGLPKIAIIVDGLGLSQTTTEEALTLLPPDITLAFAPYGNSLSRWTRKARSQGHELLVQVPMEPFDYPNNDPGPHTLLTSANAEANKANLNWVLERFDQYVGVINYMGARFASDELAGSEFMTELKNKGLLYVENGSSGRSHLNTIASKMSIPNLRSDLVIDFRGRPSDIETRLVQLESIAQESGSALGVASAFPTSIRSISDWTQSLRQRGFALVPVTTLLKQ
- the atpA gene encoding F0F1 ATP synthase subunit alpha gives rise to the protein MDIRAAEISAILKEQIKNFGTDAHVSEVGQVLSVGDGIARIYGLDNVQAGEMVEFPGGMRGMALNLEMDNVGVVLFGDDRGVKEGDVVKRTGAIVDVPVGKGLLGRVVDPLGNPIDGKGPIEADERRRVDVKAPGIIPRKSVHEPMQTGLKAVDALIPIGRGQRELIIGDRQTGKTAIALDAILNQKSVNDSGEESEKLYCVYVAIGQKRSTVAQFVKTLEENGALEYSIIVAATASDPAPMQYLAPFAGCAMGEFFRDNGMHSLLVYDDLTKQAVAYRQMSLLLRRPPGREAYPGDVFYLHSRLLERAAKLNEDNGSGSMTALPVIETQANDVSAFIPTNVISITDGQIFLETDLFYQGVRPAVNVGLSVSRVGSSAQIKAMKQVAGPIKGELAQYREMAAFAQFGSDLDATTQRLLNRGARLTELLKQPQFSPLRVEEQVAVIYAGVNGYLDTIDVSQVRSFEEGLLSVMRNEHKDVLEAIREKKALDDEITSKLKAAVDGFAKNFA
- a CDS encoding RNA pyrophosphohydrolase — encoded protein: MAKKDNLPYRDCVGICLFNHENKVWIGNRYGASKLENSNYSWQMPQGGIDKGEEPLQAAIRELYEETSIKSVSLIREAPDWLYYDFPDHVVKAGKIGKFKGQRQRWFAFRFEGDESEIDVINPAKGKHPQEFEGWRWESLSKTPDLIVPFKRDVYLDVVKAFADLAA
- a CDS encoding HAMP domain-containing methyl-accepting chemotaxis protein, with amino-acid sequence MSIQSTEGSSSLVSAPLISPGASQKRGFSFFRNVKIGARIYLGFAIVLCLLAGLTIYGNSKLTGLEGRIVIYGDKAGDALLLSDMQRAVTEVQLAAREYVGTSSPEAAKEAEKEYKARFDVIQNLMVDAHDELQKPERVALLNKIESRLGAYRDGFVDITRLKEESHHLLYDILAPTGDIITSSLHDVHEGAYSNSQLSLLNKVGDAQESMLLARLSVMKFWSDGEREAAGKVTQHLAELENKLVQMRGVIVGDQDQFKLELGLKNTQLYASSFQKMVDAIEESQRIRLETLDEGATEIMAAAKAITVSAKAEEESTQEGVNKQIDDFHFMLLSVGAAALIAGIASAFIIARGITRPVVALTSTMGRLAHGELGVDVPGVARGDEVGKMAAAVEVFKQNAIRARELEAEQEEQKRRTEQEKRQMMMAMADDFDAHVGSIVQTVSAASTELNASAKSMSDVSERTAKQVTDASAASQQTSGNVQTVATATEEMTSTIGEISEQVLQASKCARDAAGKVTQTTAQMATLAETSSKIGKVVEMISSIAEQTNLLALNATIESARAGEAGKGFAVVAGEVKALAGQTAKATEEIAKQIDEIQTASRDASNSMDEVSHVIQSLDEISAAIASAMEEQNAATKEISGSVFHAAQGTEVVSENIQHVSKASQEAAAASAQVMGAADELNKQSALLKSEVDKFMEQVRNA